The Chamaesiphon minutus PCC 6605 DNA window GTGAATATCGACGTAAGTTGATGTTATACCAGTCGGGCGCGATCGCACGCGGCTTTATCAAGCAGCAGCATTTGATGGTGTTATTTCTGCCGAACCCCTATATCTTAAATATGGTACGTGGGCTTTTGACAAAGAAACGATCTCTTATGATACGCGAGTTTTTGCATACAATCCTCAAATTCAAATCTTCGATCTGCCTGAAGTAAATCAGCAACAAGCCAAACTGCGCGAACCATTTACAGTCTTATTCGATCGATTATCTCGATCCGAATTGGAGCCAATTCCCGCAAAAATGGCAACTGAGTCAACTACTTCGGTGATGGTAAATAATCAGCGAATTGTCGTTAATGGGTTATTCAGTCTCGGTTGCTCCTTCTTTCTCAGTCAAGGAAATATCATTGCTAGCGATCGAACTTATGCCGAGATGTTTGGGGCAAGTTCGCTCGAACAAGTAACATTAGGCATCATTCACGTTAAACCTGGAACGAATCTCATCGCACTCCAACAAGGCATTGCCAAAGCTGTTCCTGGAGTTAAAGCACTCACACATCAAGAGCTACAAACCAGAGAATTAGCATTTCAAGATACCAATTCTAGCAGTACGATCTTTAACTTCGGCGCAGTGATGGGCTTTATCGTTGGTGTCGCGATCGTTTATCAAGTTCTCTACAGCGACGTCAGCGACCATTTATCAGAATACGCTACCCTGAAAGCGATCGGTTATTCCAATCGATTGCTGCTACTCGTCATTTTCCAGGAAGCATTATTCCTAGCAGTTTTAGGCTACATCCCTGCAGTTTTAGGCTACATCCCTGGATTTATCGCTACTTTAGGCATGTATCAACTATTGACAAATCTCACCAGATTAGAGCTAGTAATGACCGTGAATTTAGCCCTCACTGTATTTATTTTAACTTTAGCAATGTGTCTAATTTCTGCCGCGATCGCCTCTAATAAATTACGTGCGGCAGACCCGGCTGACGTCTTTTAAATAAGTGATTGAGTCGATCGATAATATCCAAATATCTAGCAATACTGTGATTTTATGTCCGATTCCGAACAAATTAGACCGTTATTTCTACCAGGTGGTGTCCTCTCGCCCGATGGTCAAATTGGCTATTTTACTAATAGCAATAATAGCATTGAGGCGATCGATCTTAATGATGGTAAAACACTCTGGACGAATGAAGTAGCATCTTATCCACTCATGGCCACTAGCAATTGGTTGGTAGCACAAAAGAGCATACCAGATCGAGTGAATGGATTTGAGATCGCCAAACTGGATTTAGAGCGATATGGTAGTTTGCTCTGGGTGTCAGCACCGATAGTTTTTCCCGACTGGGTATGCGTCTACAGGGATGCTACTTTAAATTTTCAAGTTCGTGCTACTACTGAGAATCTGTTTCTAGATTGGCAAGCTCAAAACTACTATCGAGGCGGAGCAGCACCACCACCAGATTTGTTGCGGCAAATCGATCGCCAAAGAGATCGCGGCACCGTGCAAATCGCTCTAAATTCAGGTGAGATAGAAATGCTACCTTCAGAAGCTACCACAGATGCCTCGATCGCCGAAGAGTTACCCCCTGGAGCTTGGATCGCAGGACAAAAGATCGTGCATTTAACCAGCGGTAATATTGAGGGACAACAAGGAGTACAACTGAGACTGCGCGACAGATCGGGAGATCGGAGCGGCTTCGATATTATCGAGCTGGGTAGAGGGAAAACTCTAGATTATCTGGTGACTCTCGATGGCTGCTACATATTGGTCTGTCCCGATGTATATGCCGATGTCGAACAACCCTGGTGGATTTTTGCGGCTGAAACCGGACAGCTTGTGACGACAGTAAAATACGATGTAGGCGATCGAGCGATGATGATTCGATCGATCTCGATTTTTAATTCTAAGATTTACTATCTTGTCGATCGACGCATCGATCCGCTCGCGCATCAAAGTTTATTGAGAGTACAAGATTTGAATTCTGGAAAATTATGCTGGGAATATGAGATCGAACCACCTCAAATCGCTCAACCAAATCTACCCTGACTTTCTTTAATGGCTCACAAATAATAGTGGGTAGTGGGTGTGAAATAAAGCCTATGCAACCAACAATCCAAATCGAAAATCTCCACCATAGTTTTGGTAAAGGAACCCTGAAAATTCCCGTTTTGAATGATATTAATCTCGAAATACATCCGGGGGAGATTACAATCCTGACTGGGCCTTCAGGGAGCGGCAAGACGACGCTACTGACCCTAATTGGAGCCTTACGATCGATGCAAACAGGCAGCCTCAAAGTCCTCGATCGCGAATTGCTTGGAGCCAAACAAGCCCAACTATACTCCGCACGGGCATAACTTACACTTCGAGCGAATGGAAGCGATCGCAAGATCGGCACAGAAGTGATAGTCTAGAAAAGACAAGATAAAAGAGGATTTCAAGGGATGAGCGGTCTAAAATTTACTGAAGAAGATCGAAAAATATTAAATCATGAAAGATTTCATCATCCTCATCCCAGAGTTCAGTTGAAGATGGAAGTACTGTGGCTTAAAAGTCAAAACTTACCTTTAAAGCTAATTTGTAAGCTAGCTGATATTTCTCCAAACACATTACGAACATATTGTGAGCAATATCAGAGTGGTGGAGTAGAAAGACTCAAAGAAATTAATTTTAACCAGCCCAAAAGTGAATTAGAATCACATAAAATGACCATCCGTCAATATTTAGAGTCGAATCCTCCAGCTAACATCAATCAAGCTGCACAGCAAATCGAAAAGCTCACTGGAATCAAACGGAGTCCGAGCCAGATTAGAAAATTTTTGAAGTCAATAGGAATGCGATGTTTAAAAGTTGGAGCTATTCCAGCCAAAGCAGATCCAGATGAACAGGAAGAATATAAAAGAGATAAGCTAGAACCTAGGCTAGAGGAGGCAAAGCGTGGAGAAAGGGCAGTCTTATTTGTCGATGCTGCTCACTTTGTTATGGGAGCTTTCTTGGGAATGATTTGGTGTTTTCAAAGGCTGTTTATTAAGTCACCTTCAGGGCGAAAACGGTTCAACGTACTCGGAGCGTTAAATGCTATTACCCATGAAGTTATCTTGGTTACTAATGACAGCTAGATCACGGCTATTCAGGTTTGTGAACTTCTCCACAAATTAAAAGAACTTAGCTTGAGCATTCCCATTACGCTAGTTTTAGACAATGCTCGATATCAGAAATGTCGAGTTGTTCAAGATTTAGCTAAATCATTGGAAATAGAACTACTATACTTACCAACTTATTCGCCTAATCTAAATTTGATTGAAAGACTCTGGAAGTTTGTCAAAAAGAAATGTTTGTACGGAAAGTATTACGAAGATTTTACTCAGTTTTCATCAGCCATCTCTGGATGTCTAAATGATGCTCATCTCCAACATAAAAAAGAGCTTGATTCCTTGCTGACACTCCGCTTTCAGCATTTTGATAAAGCTCAAATTATGACCGTGTGAAGTATAGTCGCCACCCGCAGCAACATCGGCTACATCTTCCAAGCCCACAACATCCCCAAAAGCCTCACCGCCTGGGAAAATGTGAGTATGTCTCTGAAACTGCACCCCGACATTAACTTGGGCGATCGAACAAACTAAAGGCGAGCGATTAACCAAGTAGGTAGGTACAGTTATTTTTAGATAGATAATGCCTAAAATATAGTTGGTGGGAAGTGCTCACTTTAATGGGACTAGTGGGACTACCCTCACCGATAACCTATCAAAAGCACTAATTCGTATCGCCAGAGGCGAGGCTCCGCCAACGCGTAGCGTCTCGTAGCGCAGCGTCTCCGAAAGGAGAAGAGAAGCGCGATCCGATCCTAACAGATCGATCCTTATGCAGGAGAGTCTGAGGGGCGGCATCCTACCACTCAGCGGGGGATCTGGGGGAAGCCGTCTTGTCTTGTCTTGTCTCGCATAATCCGGGAGGAAACCTCCCGGCTGCGAGCCGCTGACGCACACAACCTGGAGGGAACCTCCAGGTCGTTGGCGGAGCCTTCCCGAAGGGATCTGCGTCGCTGATGCGCTAAACCGTCGGGAGACCCGACGAGCGCGCATCGCTCCCCCAGATCCGGATTCTAATAGCACCAGTAGATACCGACTGAATACACCAAACAGCTAATGTAATTTGGGATAATGGGGATCGATCGAG harbors:
- a CDS encoding FtsX-like permease family protein — its product is MATESTTSVMVNNQRIVVNGLFSLGCSFFLSQGNIIASDRTYAEMFGASSLEQVTLGIIHVKPGTNLIALQQGIAKAVPGVKALTHQELQTRELAFQDTNSSSTIFNFGAVMGFIVGVAIVYQVLYSDVSDHLSEYATLKAIGYSNRLLLLVIFQEALFLAVLGYIPAVLGYIPGFIATLGMYQLLTNLTRLELVMTVNLALTVFILTLAMCLISAAIASNKLRAADPADVF